A genomic stretch from Macaca nemestrina isolate mMacNem1 chromosome 16, mMacNem.hap1, whole genome shotgun sequence includes:
- the LOC105490252 gene encoding tumor necrosis factor receptor superfamily member 19 isoform X4, producing MECVPCGDPPPPYEPHCASKVNLVKIASTASSPRDTALAAIICSALATVLLALLILCVIYCKRQFMEKKPSWSLRSQDIQYNGSELSCFDRPQLHQYAHRACCQCRGGSAQTCGPVHLLPSSCCDKACSPDRATVGCGVHSAASLQARNAGPAGEMVPTFFGSLTRSICGEFSDAWPLMQNPMGGDNISFCDSYPELTGEDILSLSPEHESSTSLASNSSQDLVGGAVPIQAHSENFTAAADLSRCNNTLAEPASTQDAPTTRSQLDQESGAVIHAATQTSLQEA from the exons GTGCCAGCAAGGTCAACCTCGTGAAGATCGCGTCCACAGCCTCCAGCCCACGGGACACGGCGCTGGCTGCCATCATCTGCAGCGCTCTGGCCACCGTCCTGCTGGCCCTGCTCATCCTCTGCGTCATCTATTGTAAGAGACAGTTTATGGAGAAGAAACCCAGCT GGTCTCTGCGGTCTCAGGACATTCAGTACAACGGCTCTGAGCTGTCGTGTTTTGACAGACCTCAGCTCCACCAATACGCCCACAGAGCCTGCTGCCAGTGCCGCGGTGGCTCAGCGCAGACCTGCG GGCCGGTGCACTTGCTCCCATCCTCGTGCTGTGACAAGGCCTGCAGCCCCGACCGGGCGACTGTTGGTTGTGGGGTGCATTCTGCGGCCAGTCTTCAGGCGAG AAACGCAGGCCCAGCCGGGGAGATGGTGCCAACTTTCTTCGGGTCCCTCACGCGGTCCATCTGTGGCGAGTTTTCAGACGCCTGGCCTCTGATGCAGAATCCCATGGGTGGTGACAACATCTCTTTTTGTGACTCTTATCCCGAACTCACTGGAGAAGACATTCTTTCTCTCAGTCCAGAACATGAAAGCTCAACGTCTTTGGCTTCAAATAGCAGTCAAGATTTGGTTGGTGGGGCTGTTCCAATCCAAGCTCATTCTGAAAACTTTACAGCAGCTGCGGATTTATCTAGATGTAACAACACACTGGCAGAACCAGCATCAACTCAGGATGCACCAACTACGAGAAGCCAGCTAGATCAGGAGAGTGGCGCTGTCATCCACGCAGCCACTCAGACGTCCCTCCAG GAAGCTTAA